DNA sequence from the Kiloniellales bacterium genome:
GTTGGACAGGATCTCGAAGGCGGCGGGCCACTTGCCTTCCAGGCCCGACCAGCCGGCCTTGAAGATGCGCGACGGCGCGAAGTCGCAGTCGTGGGTGGCGTTGGGGTTCGGTCCCCAGGACGGATCATTGAAGCAGGCGTCGTTGCCCACGGGCAGGTCGACGAACTGCACGTCATAGGCCGACATGGCCCAGTGCGGCTGCCAGAAGGTGATCAGCAGCGGCGACTTCTTCTCCGTCGAGGCGCGCAGCTCGGTGATCAGGGCGCCTTCGGAGCCCGCCGGCACGGCCCTGAACGGCAGCTCGAGGCCGGTCATCCGGTCGGCGCCCGGCGTGCCCCAGTCGGCCGGATAATCGACCAGGCGGCCCTGGGGAATGGTCTCGGCCGTGGCGAAGGCCATGGCGCAGTCCTTCAGCGCCTCCCACTTCGGCAGGCCCGGACAGAGATCGGCCACGTGGGCCGGATAGGCGATGCCTTCCTTGGCGTCGAGGCCCAGGTCGCCCAGCTCGACCACGCCGCCGGCCGCGACCTTCTTGGCGTAGTCCTCGGACACGTTCGAGGTCCAGATCTCGAGCGCCGCGTGGATCTCGCCGTCCGCCATGGCCTGGTACATGTTCATGTAGCCGGCCGTAACGTAGTCCACCTTGTAGCCCGCCGCCTTGAGCATCTCGCCCGCGACGTGGGTCGAGATGTGCTGGCCCGTCCACTCGTTGATGGCGAGCTTGATCGGCTCGTCCACGGCGCCCATGTCGGCGGCGATCGCCGGGCCGGAAACAAGGCCGAGCGCCAAGGGCGCCGCCAGTATGGTCATCTTGATCTTCATCGTTGCTCTCCCTGTGTTCTGGCGTTGTCTTTCCTGATTGCGGAAATTGAACAGGTTTTCATACCGCCCGTCAAAGCGAGCGATGCCGCCACGGTGATGTTGTCGGACTGTCGGGGCCGGATCAACAGGAGAGACGCGGGCGAGGGCGTGGCTCGGGGCACCGCACGGCAAACAAGGCGGGCCTTCGCGCCCTTGATCGCCGTCAAGGCGCCGCAGGGACGGCGGCCTATCCTCACGCGGGCGCTACGAAAGAGAGGAGCCGATGCTTCATCAAGGGGGCGAGGGCGTTCAAGACGTCATCGGCGCCAAGGCGCTGCCTGAAGGCCGCCGTGACAAGGACCGGTCCCCCGCGAAGACGGGCGACCACCCCTTCGCCGGCTTCATCCGAATCATCGGCCGGGGCAAGCACCTGTCGCGGCCGCTCGACCGGAGCGAGGCGGCCGAGGCCATGGCCATGATCCTGGCCGGCGAGGTCGAGGCGGCGCAGCTCGGCGCCTTCCTGCTGCTTCTGCGCTACCGCGGGGAGACGCCGCCCG
Encoded proteins:
- a CDS encoding ABC transporter substrate-binding protein — encoded protein: MKIKMTILAAPLALGLVSGPAIAADMGAVDEPIKLAINEWTGQHISTHVAGEMLKAAGYKVDYVTAGYMNMYQAMADGEIHAALEIWTSNVSEDYAKKVAAGGVVELGDLGLDAKEGIAYPAHVADLCPGLPKWEALKDCAMAFATAETIPQGRLVDYPADWGTPGADRMTGLELPFRAVPAGSEGALITELRASTEKKSPLLITFWQPHWAMSAYDVQFVDLPVGNDACFNDPSWGPNPNATHDCDFAPSRIFKAGWSGLEGKWPAAFEILSNYQLSVEDQQPMMGAVDVDGGSVEDVVAAWMAANEGSWKPVVDAAMK